In one window of Clarias gariepinus isolate MV-2021 ecotype Netherlands chromosome 10, CGAR_prim_01v2, whole genome shotgun sequence DNA:
- the LOC128531453 gene encoding uncharacterized protein LOC128531453 gives MINFWILIVSFSTIYTVQAVDQPDKELSVDIGSSATLRCCISENEVGIIAWFKQPNRQKPRIMVEIYKSAGETFYDGFQKSDFKIERFLNCFNMTILKTTQSDEAMYYCALMEINPVFADGTYLKIKDVHATTASETSVPDLCDSSVMFKPTLHGNSTNMKTVLGLGTALGVCALLIFCLIYFVLRRKNIENSRVNAYVKHPGTRQESESETLNYAAVQFTKTKAKAERRKDGSSDNCVTEVIYNTIR, from the exons atGATCAATTTCTGGATTTTGATTGTGAGCTTTAGCACCATCT ATACAGTTCAAGCAGTTGATCAGCCTGATAAAGAGCTCAGTGTGGATATCGGAAGCTCAGCTACTCTCCGGTGTTGTATTTCTGAAAATGAAGTTGGAATAATCGCCTGGTTTAAACAACCAAACAGACAAAAACCTCGGATTATGGTCGAAATATATAAAAGTGCTGGAGAAACATTTTATGATGGATTCcaaaaatctgattttaaaattgaaagatttttaaactgcttcaatatgaccattttaaaaaccACTCAGTCTGATGAAGCCATGTACTACTGTGCACTGATGGAAATTAACCCTGTGTTTGCCGATggaacttatttaaaaattaaag ATGTGCATGCTACTACTGCATCAGAAACATCTGTACCAGATCTGTGTGATAGTTCAGTCATGTTTAAACCAACACTGCATGGAAACAGCACTAACATGAAAACAG TGCTGGGTTTGGGGACGGctttaggtgtgtgtgcacttctgatattctgtctcatttattttgtactgagaagaaaaaatatagaaaactccAGAG taaatgcttatgtaaaacatccagGGACGAGGCAG gagTCTGAGAGTGAAACACTAAATTATGCAGCTGTGCAGTTTACGAAGACTAAAGCCAAAGCTGAAAGAAGGAAAGACGGCTCATCAGATAATTGTGTAACAGAAGTAATTTATAACACAATACGATAA